In a genomic window of Helianthus annuus cultivar XRQ/B chromosome 10, HanXRQr2.0-SUNRISE, whole genome shotgun sequence:
- the LOC110884075 gene encoding calcium-transporting ATPase 12, plasma membrane-type-like produces the protein MVSEIQPLHDIGNMLYNISTTTLTLTNAKKRWRRAYFSVYFSNAMASIAKDVFSKALPVSHPTYSVINIKESVTDHFYGIDQTQLVDIIQNKDMEALHRFAGVKGLAKTLHTHLDDGIDGQDLNERRTVFGSNTYHKPPPKGLFYFVVEAFKDVTILILMGCAVLSLGFGIKEDGINEGWYEGGSILLAVFLVIVVSAVSNFRQEKQFDSLSKISNNIKTDVVREGRRQKISIFDIVVGDIVVLNVRDQNPADGLFIDGHSLLVDESSMTGESEQIDVNATGNPFLISGAKVADGHCRMLVLSVGMNTSWGKMMSSITGDNNEETPLQSRLNKLTSSIGKVGLAVAFLVLLVMLIRYFTGNTEDENGKREYNGKGTSVNEILDSVTGIFSAAVTIVVVAIPEGLPLAVTLTLAYSMKRMMSDQAMVRKLSACETMGSATVICTDKTGTLTMNQMTITKFWLGLEYIEQHASNVIALQVLELLHEAVGLNTTGTIFKHASRLVPEYSGSPTEKAILSWAVEDLEMDMEKLKQCSTVLHVETFNSKKKRSGVSIRRNNDNTIHVHWKGAAEMVLAMCSKYYNSNGCKEIIDSDSRKQLENIIEGMAASSLRCIAFAHKKVLEGTETLAEEGLTLLGIVGLKDPCRPGSKKAIETCRFAGVEVKMITGDNLFTAKAIATECGILESGQEVCEDEVVEGVQFRNFTDEERMQKVDRIRVMARSSPFDKLLMVKCLKQKGHVVAVTGDGTNDAPALKEADIGLSMGIQGTEVAKQSSDIVILDDDIASISTVLMWGRCVYNNIQKFIQFQLTVNVAALVINFIAAVTSGGVPLTAVQLLWVNLIMDTLGALALATEGPTKELLNKPPVGRVEPLITNVMWRNLLAQAIFQITVLLTFQFRGEAIFNVNERVKDTVIFNTFVLCQVFNEFNSRKLEKRNIFKGIHKNRLFIGIIGITIILQIVMVEFLKKFADTERLNGVQWGICIGIAALSWPIGWIMKLIPVPDKPFLSYIRR, from the coding sequence ATGGTTTCAGAAATTCAACCCCTGCATGACATTGGAAACATGCTGTACAACATAAGCACCACCACCCTTACCCTTACCAATGCCAAGAAAAGATGGCGTCGTGCCTACTTCTCCGTATATTTCTCAAACGCCATGGCGTCCATCGCCAAAGACGTCTTCTCCAAGGCGCTGCCCGTTTCGCACCCGACGTATTCCGTTATCAATATCAAAGAGTCAGTGACAGATCATTTCTATGGTATTGATCAAACACAGCTTGTTGATATCATACAAAACAAAGACATGGAAGCGCTACACAGGTTTGCTGGTGTCAAGGGTTTAGCGAAAACACTTCACACTCATCTTGATGACGGAATCGACGGCCAAGATTTAAACGAAAGGAGAACCGTGTTTGGTTCCAATACTTACCATAAACCCCCTCCaaagggtttgttttattttgtcgTTGAGGCTTTTAAAGATGTCACCATTCTCATACTAATGGGGTGCGCGGTTCTTTCTCTTGGTTTTGGTATCAAAGAAGACGGAATCAACGAGGGTTGGTATGAAGGTGGAAGCATACTTCTCGCAGTCTTTCTAGTTATCGTTGTGTCTGCAGTTAGTAACTTTAGACAAGAAAAACAGTTTGATAGTCTGTCAAAAATAAGCAATAATATCAAGACTGATGTTGTTAGAGAAGGGAGAAGACAGAAGATATCGATATTCGATATAGTTGTTGGAGATATTGTGGTTTTGAATGTCAGAGATCAGAATCCAGCAGACGGCTTGTTTATTGACGGGCATTCATTGCTGGTGGACGAGTCGAGCATGACAGGCGAAAGTGAGCAAATAGACGTAAACGCCACCGGTAATCCGTTTTTAATCTCTGGTGCTAAAGTGGCTGACGGGCATTGTCGGATGCTAGTGTTATCAGTTGGGATGAACACTTCTTGGGGGAAGATGATGAGTTCCATCACGGGTGATAATAACGAGGAAACGCCATTACAATCACGCCTCAACAAACTAACTTCTTCAATTGGAAAGGTAGGTCTTGCAGTTGCTTTTCTAGTTCTTTTAGTTATGTTAATTCGTTACTTCACGGGAAACACAGAAGATGAAAATGGTAAACGAGAGTATAACGGGAAAGGCACGAGTGTAAACGAAATACTAGATTCTGTTACGGGTATATTCTCGGCGGCGGTGACCATCGTGGTGGTGGCAATACCTGAAGGTCTACCGCTAGCAGTGACCCTCACACTTGCATACTCTATGAAGAGAATGATGAGTGATCAAGCCATGGTTCGGAAGTTATCCGCCTGTGAGACCATGGGTTCCGCCACGGTTATATGCACCGATAAGACCGGGACTTTGACTATGAACCAGATGACGATAACAAAGTTCTGGCTTGGTCTCGAGTACATAGAACAACATGCTTCTAATGTTATCGCCTTACAAGTCCTTGAACTTCTACATGAGGCAGTTGGGCTGAACACTACAGGTACGATATTCAAACACGCTTCACGACTGGTACCTGAATACTCCGGGTCACCAACTGAGAAAGCGATTTTATCGTGGGCGGTTGAGGATTTGGAGATGGATATGGAGAAACTGAAACAATGTTCGACTGTTCTTCATGTCGAGACATTTAATTCGAAGAAAAAGCGAAGTGGGGTTTCGATTAGGAGAAACAACGACAACACTATTCATGTTCACTGGAAAGGAGCTGCAGAGATGGTACTAGCAATGTGCTCAAAATATTATAACAGCAACGGGTGTAAAGAGATAATCGATAGCGATTCAAGAAAACAATTGGAGAATATAATCGAGGGAATGGCAGCAAGTAGTCTCAGGTGCATTGCTTTCGCCCATAAGAAGGTTCTAGAAGGTACAGAAACGTTAGCCGAAGAAGGGTTAACTTTGCTCGGGATCGTTGGATTGAAGGATCCATGTAGACCCGGATCCAAAAAAGCTATAGAAACCTGCCGGTTTGCTGGAGTTGAAGTCAAGATGATAACGGGAGATAACTTATTCACAGCAAAAGCCATAGCCACCGAATGTGGGATACTGGAATCAGGTCAAGAAGTGTGTGAAGACGAAGTGGTGGAAGGTGTCCAGTTTCGTAATTTCACAGATGAAGAAAGAATGCAAAAGGTTGATAGAATCCGTGTGATGGCAAGATCTTCGCCTTTTGATAAGCTTTTGATGGTAAAGTGCTTGAAACAAAAAGGGCACGTTGTGGCTGTTACCGGTGACGGGACAAACGATGCACCGGCACTCAAAGAAGCCGATATTGGTCTTTCAATGGGAATTCAAGGAACCGAAGTAGCCAAACAGAGCTCTGATATCGTGATCTTAGACGACGACATTGCATCTATTTCAACTGTATTAATGTGGGGACGGTGCGTGTACAATAACATCCAAAAGTTCATCCAGTTTCAACTCACGGTAAATGTCGCAGCTCTTGTTATTAACTTCATTGCAGCGGTAACTTCTGGCGGGGTCCCTTTAACCGCAGTTCAACTTCTGTGGGTGAATCTAATCATGGATACTTTGGGTGCACTTGCACTTGCTACAGAAGGGCCCACTAAGGAACTCTTGAACAAACCACCGGTGGGTCGGGTCGAACCTCTCATAACTAACGTCATGTGGAGAAACCTACTTGCACAAGCTATTTTCCAGATTACTGTTCTATTGACGTTCCAGTTTAGAGGTGAGGCGATATTCAACGTGAATGAGAGGGTGAAAGACACAGTAATTTTCAATACTTTTGTGCTATGTCAAGTGTTCAATGAGTTCAACTCGAGGAAGCTGGAGAAAAGGAATATATTCAAAGGTATACATAAAAACAGATTGTTTATTGGAATAATCGGAATTACTATAATCCTTCAGATTGTGATGGTGGAGTTTTTGAAGAAGTTTGCGGATACAGAAAGACTAAATGGTGTGCAGTGGGGAATATGTATTGGTATTGCAGCTTTGTCTTGGCCTATTGGATGGATTATGAAGTTGATACCAGTACCCGATAAACCATTTCTAAGCTACATTAGACGCTAA